The sequence gtaccgttttatctttgttgacttctattccccaattatcgaaccatgatacggtgttatttattgtttgttgaagaatgtcagtcgcgtttttttctattttatccgatgccattaaaaccgtgtcatccgcgaatgtggctatcatgcaattttttgtggttggtatcggtatatctgctgtaaatatcaggtacaatagaggccctaggacactaccttggggtactcctgctgtcatttgcatcatgcttgagcattcgtcttcgaactttataaagaaatgtcggttttccagataacttttgagaatggtgaagtgattccgtggtaatatttggctgagcttatgtagtagtcctttatgccaaaccctgtcaaaagcttttgcaatatccaggtagacagctatgcagaaccttttattttccatatcatttaatattttgtttataactctgtggacttgttgcacagttgaatgttgtcgtctaaatccaaattgatggcttggtattatatttttttctatcagaattttgtctaatctggcaaagagtattttttcaaacacttttgaaagaatgggcAAGAGACTGATAGGGCGATATGATGTCATTTCTGATGCACTTTTACCTGGTTTGGGGATTGCCGTtatttgtgcaactttccagaggcgtgggaagcattgtgtccttaatatgctgttgaaaatttgtcgtatatatgtaattgctaCATCAGGTAAttcttttagtattttaccatttattagaTCGAAGCCCGGTGCTTTTTTACtgttcagatttttcaaatgatatctgatttctgctgaggttgtcattttcttctccttttcattttcattctcttttctgggttactcgtatttacattttgttcaatgtgctggttgtctttttcgtttgagaatattgttttaaagtgttcAGCTAGTGTGTTTGCCTTCTCTTTATTGGTCTTTGCCCAAGTTCCGTGATGtgttttgatgggaggtttaTGTGGAACTGCTTTGACTAagtttttagttgctttccataggGAATAATTGTTAACTGCCGTGGCCCCCaagttatgtatgtaattctCAAGCTTTTTATCCTGGTGctgttttaataatgtttttaattcggttgttgatttgttaagttttgcCTTATCTTCGGGATGTTTAGTAATTTGCCACTTTTTACggagtttccttttttgttgaattttttgtttgatatgtatTGGAATAGactctttttgttgaatttttatatttggtgtcGAAAGGGTGAGGGCTTTGATGATGGAATCGTTGAAAAAAGCTATTGCTGAGTCAATCTCGTTTTCcgttttcaatgaaatatttatagtcaattGTGCTTCCACACTTTGTCGGAAATAATTCCagtctgttttattattatatagtcCTCTAAAAGTTTGTTGGTGCAGAGATCCAAGAATTGTCATTAGAAGTGGTGATCCGATGATAGCTCCAAACATGACTTAATGGTGATATGGGattgtggaatatttttaacaatacataaatcaattaaatctgGTTGTTTTCTGATATCTGTAGGCCTGTACGTCGGCTCTCCGGTGCTTATGAAGTGTGCATTATTTTCTCTTATAGCGTCTAGTAATTTTCGGCCTTTCGAAGTTGTTAACCTTGATCcccaaatagaattttttgcattgtagTCACCTCCAGCGATATATCGACTTCCTAGTCCGTTTAAATATTCCAGGTATTGATCTTTTGTGTTATTGAATTTTGGCGGACAGTATACTGCtgatattgttattggtccATTTGAGCTATTTATTGAAACTGTCGTTGCTTGTatgttattttttctataaccaTCAAGTTCGtggtatttaattgtttttttgatgattattGCAGTTCCTCCGTGAGCCTTGTTATCTGGGTGATTTGTGTAGTGTATGTTGTAATTGGgtatatttacaaaagttttatGAGTTGCATGAGTCTCGGATATTAGCATAATATCAATTGCTTTGTCTAGAATAAAAGTCTTGAGTTCTAGTTCGTGGCGCGTAAGTCCGTTTGCGTTCcaaattgctatttttattttacttagtgcGACCATCTAGCTTCGATACCAGTATGGTTACAATGTTCATCATGGTGGCCATTTGTGTTATCAATTGTTTTATCATAGTTTTAAGTTCAGTTAAATCATCTATACTTGATGTGGTACTATTAGAGTTGTTAAATGTTGTTAATGTTTTCGTTGATGCTGCTTGTGCATAAGAAACGCCTGGTATAAGGGTTTGATTTGTATTAGTGCCGAGATTTTCCTGGTGATGTTCATTATTGCCTTGTTCTTGTGCGGcgtgaatttcttttttgcgtAGTGTCGGATATCTTTGTACTTGGAGTTTTTTGTAGATTTCGCAGCCTCTATAATTAGCTGTATGGTTTTCGCCACAATGAGCACATTTAATTTGGTCTGTTTCCGctttgttcttaattttacaCATATTTGTCTTGTGTTTACCAACACATTTAACGCAGACTGGATCTACCATACAGTAGTTTTTTGTATGTCCGTATCTCTGACAGTTTGTACATTGAGGAATTGTTCTTTTTTGACGTGGTGgctcaaaactaattttacagTGGAGTAGATGAGTTATACTGTATATgtctttattgttttcatttaattttagttcaattGAAAATAGTGACAGAGGTTGTTTTATACCCGAAGCGTTTTTAATTTGTACGTTGtgaatatttgttgtttcatgacctagttcaaaaagttcattttttatgtcttcGATAGGAGTCGAGTGATGCATCTGTCGTAAAAATACTCTAAACCCTTGTTGCTCTTTTGGtctaaatgtataaaattttgtttttttttttgttttagtaagtctattatttttgtgtaatgtGTTGTTTCTTTCGGttggattttaattttgtttcggctaagaacttttatttcaaatttattatttggcaGGGAATTCAATGCATTTGTTAGGGTGCACACATTTTCTACATGTTGTACATATATTGGTGGTGGTTTTTGTGCACGCTGCGTACCTGGGTCTTTTTCTGCTGGGTTGCTTTCTGGCTCATTGATATTTGGTCCGTTATCTAATATACATCCAAGATATCGAACCTATTTGATGAGGCTGGGTTGCCTAACCAATACTCTTGTAGAGTTGTTTGTGTAGAGGtttgcattttgttcttttgttttttgttattgtttgagAGTTCAAGTTTGTTTGGTGATTGTTTATCTCGGTTTCTTTTTAACTGTGATTGCACAaagtcttttttttcattttgcatttGCATTCTTGTATTGTGCGTTGCTGTTGATGACGATGCGATCAGTGTAGTTGGTGCGCTACATTCAGCACTGCGTGTTGCGGTTTGAATGGGAGTTGAAGGTGCGTGGGTTGGTTTAGCAGAAGTGgatgaagttgttgttgttgttgagcttagagctgttgctgttgtagttATAATGGAGTAGTGAGTACCTGTTGCTGTCGTGCATGATGTTACTGCTGTCTCTTGCGGATAGTTGTAGGGCGCCAAGGTAGTCTTTGTTACCGGATTCTCCACGTGATGGTGATTAGCCGTTAACGCTATTGGTGTTTTACATTGATCACTCCACGATAGCGGAATTGTTGATTCTCTTATTTTAGCCATAGTTTCTCTTATTTCTATTTCTGTTTTATCAGAGTAAGTTGAGCACTGACTTGAATTTGTTGTTTGCGCGGTAGATAGCGGTATACTCCGTTCACGGGGTGGAGTGCGCTCTACTGGcattctaattttgtttttatcgttgtttttatatttttttatattgtttatttcacttatgttgttgtgtttttgtttttaataacaatacTAAGTTGTGTTTAGCACGTTAAAGCGTCTATTTCGCGAactaaagattttttaaattaaagatttacCACTTTAAGGAGGTTGCACTCGAGAGCGAGGTGTTAACACGTCCGAAcatgataaacattttttcataatgagaaatttgaaatatttttaggaGCCTGTATCATACTCTTAATATGCCAGCGCCACTAGTTTCCAACTCTACTGCGTCTGctgttataattaaattatcaTCTTCTGCTGATCGCTCAAGATTATTCAAATTAATGGCTAATTATTGCAAGGCCAAAAAGCGGCCTCTATTACTCTGCGATGCTGGACCCAAATCAGAAGGCAAATAACACATACACGAATGTCTCACAAAAAGCAATCGCGAACAAATGCGTTTTGCAATGCAGCTCAGGCGAGAACAAAAAATCACAGCTGTTTTCACTATTCGTGGTTATGTGGACGAGTATGTACGCGTTCGCACTAAATGCAAAGCAGTTAGGGTGCTTAATATTTAGTGCATTCAAAATGCAGTTCCTGCGTCCACCTAATGCTCTTTTATAGCTACTCAGAATGCTTAATatgtgtttatgtttataatCTATATATTCtctgttattttattatcttcctttattttattgcttttctctTACCTTCTCACATCTTGTGTTACTTCTTAATTTTCTCTGTTCTTTTAACTActgctttttttctgtttacgTCTATCTTTGTTTATGCCAACATTtttgcaaacatacatatactcttGCGTGTTTGtgctttgttttttctgtttttgttcagtattacttaaatttattgGTCTATTCGGTAAACTGAGTTCCAGCGTTAATGCAAATAAGAAAATTCTCATTGATATTATGTGCAAACAAAATGATGATTTTAATGTAGTACATTTCTATGCACGTAGTATAAGTCAAGATAAACTTGATTTTACTAGGTGCCCCTTCGAAGATTCTGCAGTCGA comes from Anastrepha obliqua isolate idAnaObli1 chromosome 6, idAnaObli1_1.0, whole genome shotgun sequence and encodes:
- the LOC129250327 gene encoding uncharacterized protein LOC129250327, which codes for MPVERTPPRERSIPLSTAQTTNSSQCSTYSDKTEIEIRETMAKIRESTIPLSWSDQCKTPIALTANHHHVENPVTKTTLAPYNYPQETAVTSCTTATGTHYSIITTTATALSSTTTTTSSTSAKPTHAPSTPIQTATRSAECSAPTTLIASSSTATHNTRMQMQNEKKDFVQSQLKRNRDKQSPNKLELSNNNKKQKNKMQTSTQTTLQEYWLGNPASSNRFDILDVY